The region AAACCGCGCCAGACCGGTCGCAGCGAGTCCATGAGCTGTCCGTCCAACTCTCGCAACGGCCCATGAATGGCAACGCCTCGATGCAGTACTCGCGATTCAGCGACAGCACCGACTCAAGCATACGAGCCCAGGAGAGCGCATCGAAGGTCCAGAGTCAAACGAAATTAGCCATCGCAGAGGAATATGGCCTGACCACTCGCGATCTTCGCGTCTTCGATCTCCCCTCCCCGGGATTCCCCCACATCCTGGTCAGGGAACACGCGATTCTAGTCCACCTATTTGATCTACGTCTGCTGGTCGAGTGCGATCATGTCCTGGTTTTCAATGTGGCCGATAAACATGCCGAGACTGGCGCCCCGAGACcagacagcgacagcgacagcgacaacgatGGCAGTGGAAGTGGTACGGATAGCAGTGTATCGCAAGTCTTCAGCCACAACATCGAGCGGAAGCTGCTAGACAGCAGTAATGGACATGTCCAGCCATATGAGCTGCGGGTTCTCGAAGCAGCGATGGCCTCAGCGACATCGGTCCTGGAAGCAGAGTACAGCCTCACTGCAGAGGAAGTCTCCCAAGTCCTCCGGAAGACGCACCAGGACGCGCCCTTCATAtccgacaaggagaaggaataCGAGTCGCTTATCCACACCCTCCTGCGACTTTCTCGACATTTGGCAACCATTGACCAGTCTGCCCGGCAAGTCCGTACGCTGACCTCCGAAGTCCtggccgaggacgaagatatGGCAAACATGTACCTCACCGACAAAGCTCGCGGGAAACCACATCTCCCCTCTGACCATCAGGAGGTCGAGTATCTGTTCGAGGCCTACTTCAAAGCATCCGACACTATTGTGCAGGAGGCAAAACGGATGATGGGCAACATCACGCGCACAGAAGAAACAATCCGTGCTGCACTGAGTGTCCGC is a window of Aspergillus puulaauensis MK2 DNA, chromosome 4, nearly complete sequence DNA encoding:
- a CDS encoding CorA family magnesium transporter (COG:P;~EggNog:ENOG410Q1ID;~InterPro:IPR039204;~TransMembrane:2 (i384-403o415-435i)), which encodes MSFLLPVKALASLSGSLSRPCSQWATVGCLRQPGVACRPWRVLRNQTFATASVGSYGSPIPNETAPDRSQRVHELSVQLSQRPMNGNASMQYSRFSDSTDSSIRAQESASKVQSQTKLAIAEEYGLTTRDLRVFDLPSPGFPHILVREHAILVHLFDLRLLVECDHVLVFNVADKHAETGAPRPDSDSDSDNDGSGSGTDSSVSQVFSHNIERKLLDSSNGHVQPYELRVLEAAMASATSVLEAEYSLTAEEVSQVLRKTHQDAPFISDKEKEYESLIHTLLRLSRHLATIDQSARQVRTLTSEVLAEDEDMANMYLTDKARGKPHLPSDHQEVEYLFEAYFKASDTIVQEAKRMMGNITRTEETIRAALSVRRNQIMVLEARIEILMLALAGGTLIAGWYGMNVVNGSEDSSTAFGVIVVGSLLGVGLVTWGGLRRLKRISKIRV